The Gracilibacillus caseinilyticus genome segment AAGGTGCAAGCTGCATATGTATTAGAAGAGATGGTTGTCCAAATGGAAAATTTAGTAGAGGAGGAGTTGCAGCAGACCTATCAATATCAAATCGTTGATCTAGAAGTGAATTGGGCAAATGAAACTGCATCTCAAGCAAGCGAAATAGAGCATATAGATGTCCAGATCGCTGATGCGGAAGACACTTCCAACGATGTCCAAGAAGTGCAAATTCAAATTGGTGAGACACTACCTCAAACTTCTGAACCTCCAAGTGATCAGGATGAAGTGAAGCAATTTTTGGCTGATCAATGGGGTGTAGAGAAAGATGTCATTCAGATTGGATGGAAGGAGGAATAAGGTGCCTGGATGGATGGAAAAGTTTCTTTCAAATTTAAAAGCAAAAGATAAAAAACCTACAAAAATGCAGTATATTGCATTACTTGTATTAATAGCGGTTTTTGTTTTGTTAGTTAGCAACATTTTTAGTGATAATGATGAAAATCAATCATTAAATCAGCCACAAACCATGATTGAATCGTCAAACAATAATGATAACAATAGCACACCATCACCAGTTGAAGGCTCTAATGCTAGCTCTAAAATCTCGGATCTGGAAACGTCTTATGAAAAAGATTTAGTACCTTTACTTGAGAAAATAAACGGGGTATCTGAAGTAGAAGTAATGGTCAATCTCGATGCTACCAACGAACAAGTCTATCAAAAAAATTTAGTAATCGGATCACAAATCACCAGCGAAACTGATCAAAATGGTGGAACAAGAAAAATCGAAGATGAATCTAGAGAACAGACAGTAGTCGTTATTCGGCAAGGAGAACAAGAAGTACCATTATTAGTTCAGACGAAACGTCCGGAAGTTCGAGGGGTATTAGTGGTTGCAAATGGCGTGGACAATCTCGAGGTGAAGAAGTGGGTATTAGACGCAGTATCCAAAGTATTAGATGTTCCAGCACATCGGATATCGATAATGCCCAAAAGTAAATAAACAAATTTTTTAGGAGGGGATTTCATGTTAAGAAAACAAACTGTTTGGTTATTGACTATGTTAAGTTTAATGATTGTATTAAGTGTGTATTATTTGAATGCACCGAATGAAGGGGATTTAGCTTATAATATTGAGGATCAATCAGAAGATCAAACAACGTCTCTTGATCAAGTAAGCAATGAGACAGAGTCCGGTACCGAAGGAGCAAATGTTACAGAACAGTCGAGTGAAGAGCTAGATACATCCTCTATTAGTACGGATGAATATTTTGCAGCTGTGAGAATGGAGATTACGAATCAAAGAAGCTACGAAAAAGAGAGATTAGAAGATATTGTCGCATCGAGCGAAGCTACTTCTGAGGAAAAAAATGAAGCGTATGAAGCGATGAAAGAAATCGAGACATTAGACATGAAAGAATCCACTTTGGAAGAAGAATTAAAATCAGCAAAAGGTTATGAAGAAGTATTGGTTCGTAATATGGAAGATAACAACCTTGTAGTAACAGTCCAAGCAGATAGTTTATCAGCTGCAGATGCAAATGATATTATCCAACAGGCAAAAGAGGAGTTTGGTGAAATCAAAATTGATGTTGTCTATCAAGCCCAATAACATCCTTAATAGAAGACAGTATAAGCCCTTGAGTAAAATCGAGGGCTTTTTTTGCCAAGTTGGGAAGGATAGTTATGAATGGTTTAAAGCGATAAAGATGGTAACAAAGTATCGCAATTAAAATACTCCAAGTTGTAAAATTGGTTCTATCACTTATTACTTTTCATTAGCTGGCCATATTTGTACAATAAAAACAAAGGTTGCAGTTTCTCATTGGATTGCGTAAAATATTAGAAGGAGTTATTAGTACCTGTTATTAAATGTAACAAATATGAAGGGGTGCAGAAATGTTATCTGTAGAAGAAATCAATCAACTAATCGACAAATTAGATCAATCATCCATTGATGAATTTTCGTATGAAGCAAATGGTGCAAAAATTAAAATGAAGAAAAATACAGGTGTAGCTACTACCAATGTAGTCTCACA includes the following:
- a CDS encoding SpoIIIAH-like family protein; the encoded protein is MLRKQTVWLLTMLSLMIVLSVYYLNAPNEGDLAYNIEDQSEDQTTSLDQVSNETESGTEGANVTEQSSEELDTSSISTDEYFAAVRMEITNQRSYEKERLEDIVASSEATSEEKNEAYEAMKEIETLDMKESTLEEELKSAKGYEEVLVRNMEDNNLVVTVQADSLSAADANDIIQQAKEEFGEIKIDVVYQAQ
- the spoIIIAF gene encoding stage III sporulation protein AF; translated protein: MIIEYISNWILQVIIYIILAMLVDLLLPSNALKQYVKLVVGLLLILIILQPILSVFSIDVSRIVDNLFQTRETASVETSIENQMNQQKSEIEKVQAAYVLEEMVVQMENLVEEELQQTYQYQIVDLEVNWANETASQASEIEHIDVQIADAEDTSNDVQEVQIQIGETLPQTSEPPSDQDEVKQFLADQWGVEKDVIQIGWKEE
- the spoIIIAG gene encoding stage III sporulation protein AG, whose amino-acid sequence is MPGWMEKFLSNLKAKDKKPTKMQYIALLVLIAVFVLLVSNIFSDNDENQSLNQPQTMIESSNNNDNNSTPSPVEGSNASSKISDLETSYEKDLVPLLEKINGVSEVEVMVNLDATNEQVYQKNLVIGSQITSETDQNGGTRKIEDESREQTVVVIRQGEQEVPLLVQTKRPEVRGVLVVANGVDNLEVKKWVLDAVSKVLDVPAHRISIMPKSK